In Sulfitobacter sp. M39, the following proteins share a genomic window:
- the katG gene encoding catalase/peroxidase HPI produces the protein MDGNDVENISKCPVVGSHGRNSKRGARSLNEWWPNQLNLKLLHQNTIDSNPLGPDFDYAEEFKTLDVDAVKADLHALMTDSQDWWPADYGHYGPFFIRMAWHAAGTYRTADGRGGSSTGTQRFAPLNSWPDNANLDKARRLLWPIKQKYGNQISWGDLIILCGNIALESMGLKTFGFAGGRVDRWEPEEDVYWGPEDEWLGSKRYSEERALEDPLAAVQMGLIYVNPEGPDGKPDLQGSANDIRDTFGRMAMNDYETVALIAGGHTFGKAHGAVGGENAGPDPEASPLESQGFGWTNKHETGHGIHALTSGLEGAWSQTPISWDMTYFDNLLGLDWEMTKSPAGAVQWTPKNGDAAGTVPDAHDPSKRHAPMMFTSDLALREDPEYFKIATRFHENPEEFADAFARAWFKLTHRDMGPIARYLGKDVPSEELIWQDPIPAVTHTLVDDADVASLKAKVLESGLSVQELVATAWGSAATFRGSDKRGGANGARIRLAPQKDWPVNEPDQLAKVLGVLETIRADFNNAQSGDKEISVADLIVLAGAAGIEKAAKDAGHDVTVPFAPGRGDASLEQTEVDSVAYLEPVTDGFRNFAKTRYSVTTAELLVDRAQLLTLTAPEMTVLVGGMRALDVNVGRAKHGVFTDAPGTLNNDFFTTLLDMGTVWAKAEETATDDIYEGRDRATGELKHTGTAVDLLFGSNSQLRAIAEVYAGDVAKDKFVTDFIAAWTKVMNLDRFDLA, from the coding sequence ATGGACGGAAATGACGTCGAAAACATCAGCAAATGCCCGGTCGTCGGCAGCCACGGCCGCAACTCAAAGCGCGGTGCGCGGTCGTTGAACGAATGGTGGCCGAACCAGCTGAACCTCAAGCTGCTGCACCAGAACACCATCGATTCGAACCCGCTTGGGCCAGACTTTGACTATGCCGAAGAGTTCAAGACGCTCGACGTTGACGCGGTCAAGGCTGACCTGCATGCGCTGATGACGGATTCGCAAGACTGGTGGCCTGCGGACTATGGTCACTATGGCCCGTTCTTTATCCGTATGGCATGGCACGCGGCAGGCACCTACCGGACGGCGGATGGCCGCGGCGGGTCCAGCACGGGCACGCAGCGTTTCGCGCCTCTTAACAGCTGGCCGGATAACGCCAACCTCGACAAGGCGCGCCGCTTGCTGTGGCCGATCAAACAGAAATACGGCAACCAGATTTCCTGGGGTGACCTGATCATCCTGTGCGGCAATATCGCGCTGGAATCGATGGGGCTGAAAACATTTGGCTTCGCCGGTGGCCGTGTGGACCGTTGGGAACCCGAAGAGGACGTTTACTGGGGCCCCGAAGACGAATGGCTGGGCAGCAAGCGCTACAGCGAAGAGCGCGCGTTGGAAGACCCGCTGGCCGCTGTGCAGATGGGCCTGATCTATGTGAACCCCGAAGGGCCGGACGGCAAACCCGATCTGCAAGGCTCTGCCAACGACATCCGCGACACCTTTGGCCGGATGGCGATGAACGACTATGAAACCGTGGCGCTGATCGCGGGTGGTCACACCTTTGGTAAAGCGCACGGTGCCGTGGGCGGCGAGAATGCCGGCCCCGATCCCGAAGCGTCGCCACTGGAAAGCCAGGGCTTTGGCTGGACCAACAAGCACGAGACAGGCCACGGCATCCACGCCCTGACCAGCGGGCTTGAAGGCGCATGGTCGCAAACCCCGATCAGCTGGGACATGACCTATTTCGACAACCTGCTGGGGCTCGATTGGGAAATGACCAAAAGCCCTGCCGGTGCCGTGCAGTGGACCCCAAAGAACGGCGACGCCGCAGGGACCGTGCCGGATGCGCACGACCCCTCCAAACGTCACGCGCCGATGATGTTCACCTCCGACCTCGCGCTGCGCGAAGACCCCGAGTATTTCAAGATCGCCACGCGCTTTCACGAAAACCCCGAGGAATTCGCCGATGCTTTTGCCCGTGCATGGTTCAAGCTGACCCACCGCGACATGGGACCGATTGCCCGCTATCTGGGCAAAGACGTCCCCAGCGAAGAGCTGATCTGGCAGGATCCGATCCCCGCCGTGACGCATACGCTGGTCGATGACGCAGATGTGGCATCGCTGAAAGCCAAAGTGCTGGAGTCGGGGCTGAGCGTTCAGGAACTGGTGGCCACTGCTTGGGGCTCTGCCGCGACCTTCCGCGGGTCCGACAAGCGCGGCGGTGCAAATGGCGCGCGCATCCGTCTGGCACCGCAGAAAGACTGGCCGGTGAACGAGCCTGACCAATTGGCCAAAGTGCTGGGTGTGCTGGAAACGATCCGCGCAGACTTCAACAACGCGCAGTCGGGGGACAAAGAAATCTCTGTCGCTGATCTGATCGTGCTGGCCGGTGCCGCCGGGATCGAGAAAGCCGCCAAGGACGCGGGCCACGACGTGACCGTGCCCTTCGCACCGGGCCGCGGCGATGCCTCGCTTGAACAGACCGAGGTTGACTCCGTCGCCTATCTTGAACCTGTCACCGACGGTTTCCGCAACTTTGCCAAGACCCGCTATTCGGTCACCACGGCAGAGCTGCTGGTCGACCGCGCCCAGCTTCTGACGCTGACCGCGCCAGAGATGACGGTTCTGGTCGGGGGGATGCGTGCACTGGACGTGAACGTGGGCCGCGCCAAACACGGCGTGTTCACCGATGCGCCCGGCACGCTGAACAACGACTTCTTCACCACGTTGCTGGATATGGGCACCGTGTGGGCGAAGGCGGAAGAGACCGCGACGGACGATATCTATGAAGGCCGCGACCGCGCCACGGGTGAGCTGAAGCACACCGGGACCGCTGTTGATCTGCTTTTCGGGTCGAACTCGCAGTTGCGCGCGATTGCAGAGGTCTATGCAGGTGATGTCGCGAAAGACAAATTCGTGACCGACTTCATCGCCGCCTGGACCAAGGTAATGAACCTTGATCGCTTTGACCTCGCCTAA
- the pcaC gene encoding 4-carboxymuconolactone decarboxylase, with translation MVDRSEIGMKTRRAVLGDAHVDRAEAAKTELDAPFQSLITEAAWGTVWASDKISRRERSMLTLALLAATGNFEEIPMHIRATANTGASKSDVIEAFQHVAIYAGVPKANHALKLAKQTYQEMEAAE, from the coding sequence ATGGTAGACCGAAGCGAGATCGGAATGAAAACCCGCCGCGCCGTTTTGGGCGATGCCCATGTGGACCGCGCCGAAGCCGCCAAGACCGAGTTGGACGCGCCGTTCCAAAGTCTGATCACCGAAGCGGCCTGGGGCACCGTCTGGGCCAGCGACAAGATCAGCCGCCGCGAACGGTCGATGCTGACGCTGGCACTGCTGGCGGCGACCGGCAACTTCGAGGAAATCCCCATGCACATCCGCGCCACCGCCAATACCGGTGCCAGCAAATCCGATGTGATCGAGGCGTTCCAGCATGTTGCCATTTATGCGGGGGTGCCAAAGGCGAACCATGCGCTTAAACTCGCCAAACAGACCTATCAGGAAATGGAAGCCGCCGAATGA
- a CDS encoding (2Fe-2S)-binding protein, with protein sequence MKLTVNGVTHDVDVEEDMPMLWVLRDVLGITGPKYGCGIAQCGACTVHMDGIAVRSCQLAAGDVEGEITTIEGLGSPAVRHAVQEAWIDLQVAQCGYCQSGQIMQAASFLELNPTPTDDQIDAAMSGNLCRCGTYPRIREAVKSAAIKLKAV encoded by the coding sequence ATGAAACTTACAGTGAATGGCGTGACCCATGATGTGGACGTCGAGGAAGACATGCCCATGCTCTGGGTCTTGCGTGACGTTCTGGGGATCACTGGCCCGAAATACGGCTGCGGCATCGCGCAATGCGGGGCCTGCACCGTGCATATGGACGGGATCGCGGTCCGGTCGTGCCAGTTGGCCGCGGGCGATGTCGAGGGCGAGATTACCACCATCGAAGGCTTGGGCTCTCCGGCGGTGCGCCATGCGGTGCAGGAGGCCTGGATCGACCTGCAGGTCGCGCAATGCGGCTACTGCCAATCGGGGCAGATCATGCAGGCGGCCTCTTTTCTTGAGCTGAACCCGACCCCCACAGATGACCAGATTGACGCCGCGATGAGCGGGAACCTCTGTCGTTGTGGCACCTATCCCCGTATTCGCGAGGCGGTGAAATCCGCCGCGATCAAGCTCAAGGCGGTGTGA
- a CDS encoding lytic murein transglycosylase — translation MSISRRSFTVGLAALGLAACSTGNRAGSFAPRSDAGLAPDLQPQPNAGYDAWVSAFKSRAAAQGISDSTLRRGFAGAGYLPGVVKRDRNQTEFSRSLEDYLAIAASDERVTKGRAAFARHQSVLRQIEARYGVPAEVVTAVWGLESFYGERRGNVPVVSATSTLAYDGRRGAFFEKQLIAALRILERGDVSAPGLTGSWAGAMGHTQFIPTSYQSFAVDFTGDGKRDIWSDDPSDSLASTAAYLAKSGWKSGQKWGAEMGTAAASSATPVQILQPDAGGPRFAIFNNFKAIKRYNNSDNYAIGVGHLSDRIAGGGPIQASFGPDKYGLTIDDRKALQERLTARGFDTDGTDGVIGPNSRKAITAYQQSQGLPETGDPSRALLARLG, via the coding sequence ATGAGCATTTCACGAAGAAGTTTCACCGTCGGATTGGCAGCATTGGGCCTTGCGGCCTGTAGCACCGGCAACAGGGCAGGCAGCTTTGCGCCGCGCAGCGATGCGGGGCTGGCACCGGACCTGCAACCCCAGCCGAACGCGGGCTATGATGCTTGGGTTTCGGCGTTCAAGTCACGCGCTGCGGCGCAGGGCATTTCCGACAGCACCTTGCGCCGTGGATTTGCAGGGGCGGGCTATCTGCCTGGGGTCGTCAAACGGGACCGCAACCAGACGGAATTCAGCCGCTCGCTTGAAGATTACCTTGCCATTGCGGCATCGGACGAGCGTGTCACCAAAGGGCGCGCAGCATTCGCGCGCCACCAAAGCGTGCTGCGCCAGATTGAGGCGCGCTACGGTGTACCTGCCGAAGTCGTCACCGCCGTCTGGGGGCTGGAAAGCTTTTACGGGGAACGGCGCGGGAATGTGCCGGTCGTGTCGGCTACATCGACGCTGGCCTATGACGGTCGTCGCGGGGCCTTCTTCGAGAAACAACTGATCGCGGCGCTGCGTATCCTGGAGCGCGGCGATGTCTCGGCTCCCGGTCTGACCGGAAGCTGGGCCGGTGCCATGGGCCACACACAGTTCATCCCCACATCCTATCAATCCTTCGCGGTAGATTTCACCGGCGATGGCAAACGCGACATCTGGTCTGACGATCCGTCGGATTCACTTGCCTCCACCGCCGCCTATCTGGCGAAGTCGGGCTGGAAGTCCGGCCAGAAATGGGGCGCAGAGATGGGCACCGCAGCGGCAAGCTCTGCCACACCGGTGCAGATCCTGCAGCCCGATGCGGGCGGGCCGCGCTTTGCGATCTTTAACAACTTCAAGGCGATCAAGCGCTACAACAACTCGGACAATTACGCGATTGGCGTCGGGCATCTGTCGGACCGTATCGCAGGGGGCGGGCCCATTCAGGCCAGCTTTGGCCCCGATAAATACGGGCTGACCATTGACGACCGCAAGGCGTTGCAGGAACGGCTGACCGCCCGCGGCTTTGACACCGACGGCACCGACGGTGTGATCGGCCCGAACAGCCGCAAGGCGATCACCGCCTATCAGCAAAGCCAGGGACTGCCCGAAACCGGCGACCCGTCGCGCGCGCTGCTGGCGCGGTTGGGCTGA
- a CDS encoding hydrogen peroxide-inducible genes activator, producing MTNITLKQLRYFEAVAHHRHFGHAAEACAISQPALSVQIKELEQNLQTPLFDRGGRNITLTSFGVDFAPRARAILQGVDELQDMARASKDGLMGRLRIGIIPTIGPYLLPSIITKLTQMNPALDIHVRETMTPRLITELTEGRIDTAIVALPVSEPSLTEVTLFDEKFMLVRPEADRDKPIPSSAHLNEMKLLLLEEGHCFRDQALSFCDMQSETAREGLDASSLSTLVQMVGAGIGVTLIPEMAVAVETRSAQVAVNAFPAPEPTRRVGMIWRKTSPLASKLSEIADLIRPT from the coding sequence ATGACCAACATCACCCTGAAACAGCTTCGCTACTTCGAGGCCGTCGCCCATCACCGTCACTTTGGCCACGCCGCCGAGGCCTGCGCGATCTCTCAGCCCGCCTTATCCGTGCAAATCAAGGAGTTGGAGCAGAACTTGCAAACGCCCCTCTTTGATCGCGGCGGGCGGAATATCACGTTGACCAGCTTTGGCGTCGATTTCGCGCCGCGCGCGCGGGCGATCTTGCAGGGGGTGGACGAGCTTCAGGATATGGCGCGTGCATCCAAGGACGGGCTGATGGGCCGGCTGAGAATCGGCATCATCCCCACCATCGGCCCCTATCTACTGCCCTCGATCATCACCAAGCTGACACAGATGAACCCCGCGCTGGATATCCACGTGCGCGAAACCATGACCCCGCGGCTGATCACCGAGCTGACTGAGGGGCGCATCGACACTGCCATCGTCGCCCTGCCCGTATCAGAACCCTCCCTGACCGAAGTCACCCTGTTTGACGAGAAATTCATGCTGGTGCGCCCCGAGGCTGATCGCGACAAGCCGATCCCCAGCAGCGCGCATCTGAACGAGATGAAGTTACTGCTGCTTGAGGAAGGGCATTGCTTTCGCGATCAAGCGCTGTCGTTTTGCGATATGCAGTCGGAAACCGCGCGCGAGGGGCTGGATGCGAGCTCCCTATCCACGCTGGTGCAGATGGTTGGCGCGGGCATCGGCGTGACGCTGATCCCCGAAATGGCCGTCGCCGTGGAAACGCGGTCGGCGCAGGTGGCGGTCAACGCCTTCCCCGCGCCCGAACCGACGCGCCGTGTGGGGATGATCTGGCGCAAGACCAGCCCGCTTGCCAGCAAACTGTCCGAAATCGCCGACCTGATCCGCCCGACCTAA
- the pcaG gene encoding protocatechuate 3,4-dioxygenase subunit alpha translates to MQELTQLKESPSQTAGPYVHIGCVPNFCDITGVYPEDLGAHMVNAETKGERITVKGTIYDGTGTPLKDAMVEIWQADAEGLYPGNDPRGAADPNFTGWGRKAGDYDTGEWQFDTIRPGAVPFPDGRMMAPHISLWIVARGINIGLNTRMYFPDADNSADPLLTRIEHQNRVATLIAEKETDGFYRFDIYLQGEKETVFLDV, encoded by the coding sequence ATGCAAGAGCTGACCCAGTTGAAAGAAAGCCCGTCACAGACCGCAGGGCCCTATGTGCATATCGGCTGCGTGCCGAATTTCTGCGACATCACCGGCGTCTACCCCGAGGATCTGGGCGCGCATATGGTCAATGCCGAGACCAAGGGCGAACGGATCACGGTGAAGGGCACGATCTATGACGGCACCGGCACCCCGCTAAAGGATGCGATGGTCGAGATTTGGCAGGCCGATGCGGAGGGGCTGTATCCAGGCAATGACCCCCGTGGGGCCGCCGACCCGAACTTTACCGGCTGGGGGCGCAAGGCGGGGGACTATGACACCGGCGAATGGCAGTTCGACACCATCCGTCCCGGTGCGGTGCCCTTTCCCGACGGGCGTATGATGGCCCCGCATATCAGCTTGTGGATTGTCGCGCGCGGGATCAATATCGGCTTGAATACACGTATGTATTTCCCCGATGCCGATAACAGCGCCGACCCGTTGCTGACCCGTATCGAACATCAAAACCGCGTAGCGACCCTGATCGCGGAGAAAGAAACCGATGGTTTCTATCGGTTTGATATTTACCTTCAGGGCGAGAAAGAAACAGTATTCCTAGATGTCTGA
- the pcaH gene encoding protocatechuate 3,4-dioxygenase subunit beta: MTDQNGAFFHRDRNWHPPALAPAYKTSVVRSPQKALISMNTTLSEQTGPVFGHNMLGPLDNDLILNYAAQGEMAIGQRIIVHGRVLDQNGRGVPGVLLEFWQANAGGRYRHKKEGYLAPLDPNFGGCGRTVTDANGGYSLRTVKPGAYPWPNGVNDWRPAHIHFSVFGQGFAQRLITQMYFEGDPLIWKCPIVQTIPSRAAVEQLIAPLDMDNTVPMDARSYKFDIVLRGRRSTMFENRMEGN; the protein is encoded by the coding sequence ATGACCGATCAGAACGGAGCGTTCTTTCACCGCGACCGCAACTGGCACCCGCCCGCGCTGGCACCGGCCTATAAGACATCGGTGGTGCGGTCGCCGCAAAAGGCGCTGATCTCTATGAATACCACGCTGAGCGAGCAGACCGGCCCGGTCTTTGGCCACAATATGCTGGGGCCGCTGGATAATGACCTGATCCTGAACTACGCGGCCCAAGGCGAGATGGCGATTGGCCAGCGGATCATCGTCCATGGTCGTGTGCTGGACCAGAACGGGCGCGGTGTGCCCGGCGTGTTGCTTGAATTCTGGCAAGCCAATGCGGGGGGGCGCTATCGCCACAAGAAAGAGGGATATCTGGCTCCGCTCGACCCCAATTTTGGCGGGTGCGGCCGCACGGTGACCGATGCGAACGGCGGCTACAGCCTGCGCACGGTCAAACCGGGTGCCTACCCCTGGCCCAATGGGGTGAATGACTGGCGCCCTGCGCATATCCACTTTTCCGTTTTCGGACAGGGTTTTGCGCAGCGCTTGATCACGCAGATGTATTTTGAGGGCGACCCGCTGATCTGGAAATGCCCCATCGTGCAGACAATCCCGTCGCGCGCCGCGGTAGAGCAGTTGATCGCGCCGCTGGACATGGACAATACCGTGCCAATGGATGCGCGGTCCTATAAGTTCGACATCGTGCTCAGGGGCCGCCGGTCCACCATGTTTGAAAACCGGATGGAGGGGAACTGA
- a CDS encoding glycosyltransferase family 2 protein, whose translation MTRILAVTCMRNEGPYCIEWIAHHRAAGVTDFLIFTHDCTDGTPALLDLLDDVTHVPFTPEGDTSVQWQAMRLADRHDLMKQADWALFFDADEFLTLAAPMRTLPDLIASVPAETDAIALPWRFFGADGQEALQDTLTPLRFRHAAPDPFFLPAGSFFKTLHRPAAFQKLGVHRPKKKRGAGPLWNLGGVQTAPGGFAENDNRINLFGVMQTQARARLNHYSLRSAGEFMVKRGRGLPNRTTKRLDLHYWAERNFNTVADTMIDPMLDATMAEVARLRALPGVADAHTRAVQRHHDSFAALMTDPAEVQFYWHLLLLGSSTPPTAEQAQAHLLRHAGS comes from the coding sequence GTGACACGTATCCTTGCCGTAACCTGCATGCGCAACGAAGGGCCCTATTGCATTGAATGGATCGCGCATCACCGCGCGGCGGGGGTGACGGATTTTCTGATCTTCACCCATGATTGCACCGATGGCACGCCGGCCCTGCTGGACCTGTTGGATGATGTCACCCATGTGCCCTTCACCCCCGAGGGCGACACATCGGTGCAATGGCAGGCCATGCGTCTGGCTGACCGCCATGACCTGATGAAACAGGCCGATTGGGCGCTGTTTTTCGACGCTGACGAGTTTCTAACCCTCGCAGCACCGATGCGTACGCTGCCCGATCTAATCGCCTCGGTCCCCGCGGAAACCGACGCGATTGCGCTGCCGTGGCGGTTTTTCGGCGCGGACGGGCAAGAGGCGTTGCAAGATACGCTCACCCCGCTGCGGTTTCGCCATGCGGCCCCTGATCCGTTCTTTCTGCCTGCGGGAAGCTTTTTCAAAACCCTGCACCGGCCCGCTGCATTTCAGAAGCTCGGCGTGCATCGTCCCAAGAAAAAGCGCGGTGCCGGCCCGCTGTGGAATCTCGGCGGTGTTCAGACCGCCCCCGGGGGATTTGCCGAAAATGACAACCGGATCAATCTGTTCGGCGTGATGCAGACCCAAGCGCGCGCGCGGCTGAACCACTATTCCCTGCGCTCAGCGGGCGAGTTTATGGTCAAACGCGGGCGCGGTCTGCCCAACCGGACGACAAAGCGGCTGGATCTGCACTACTGGGCTGAGCGTAATTTCAACACCGTCGCTGACACGATGATCGATCCGATGCTGGACGCCACAATGGCAGAGGTTGCCCGCCTGCGCGCCCTGCCCGGTGTCGCCGACGCGCATACGCGGGCGGTACAGCGGCACCATGACAGCTTTGCCGCATTGATGACCGATCCGGCGGAAGTACAATTCTACTGGCATCTGCTGTTGCTGGGCAGCAGCACCCCGCCCACGGCAGAGCAGGCACAGGCGCATCTGCTGCGTCACGCAGGCAGCTAA
- a CDS encoding 3-keto-5-aminohexanoate cleavage protein: MSDPCILCVAITGSVPTKAANPAVPVTITEQIESTHEAFEAGASICHAHVRNGDETPSSDPEKFARLKEGLEKHCPGMIIQFSTGGRSGAGKERGGMLSLRPDMASLSVGSNNFPTRVYENPPDLVDWLASEMRAHEVVPEIEAFDLSHILQAIQHHKDGKLFGRLYVQFVMGVKNAMPADKEVFDFYVAQLKARAPEAAWCAAGIGPNQIVVNEWAIAAGGHTRAGLEDNVRLDRNTLAPSNAALIKRAADLCEKYERPVATWQQARDILGLRSVAG; the protein is encoded by the coding sequence ATGTCTGATCCATGCATTCTTTGCGTTGCCATCACCGGCAGCGTACCGACAAAAGCCGCCAACCCCGCCGTACCCGTCACGATCACCGAGCAGATTGAAAGCACGCATGAAGCTTTTGAAGCCGGGGCAAGCATCTGCCACGCCCATGTGCGCAATGGCGACGAGACGCCATCCTCTGACCCAGAGAAATTCGCGCGGTTGAAAGAAGGGCTAGAAAAACACTGCCCCGGCATGATCATCCAGTTCTCGACCGGCGGGCGGTCTGGTGCGGGCAAGGAGCGTGGGGGCATGCTGTCGCTGCGGCCCGATATGGCCTCCCTGTCGGTGGGGTCGAACAACTTTCCCACCCGCGTCTACGAGAACCCGCCGGATCTGGTGGATTGGCTGGCGTCCGAAATGCGCGCCCATGAGGTTGTGCCCGAGATCGAAGCCTTTGATCTGAGCCACATCCTGCAGGCGATCCAGCATCACAAGGACGGCAAGCTGTTCGGGCGGCTTTATGTGCAATTCGTCATGGGGGTGAAAAACGCCATGCCCGCGGATAAAGAGGTTTTTGACTTCTACGTCGCGCAGTTGAAGGCCCGCGCGCCCGAGGCCGCGTGGTGTGCCGCAGGGATCGGGCCGAACCAGATCGTCGTGAACGAATGGGCGATTGCAGCCGGCGGTCACACGCGGGCCGGTCTGGAAGACAATGTGCGTCTGGACCGAAACACGCTCGCCCCATCCAATGCGGCGCTGATCAAACGCGCGGCGGATCTATGCGAGAAATACGAACGCCCCGTGGCGACCTGGCAGCAGGCGCGCGACATTCTGGGGCTACGCAGCGTCGCAGGCTAA
- a CDS encoding S-(hydroxymethyl)glutathione dehydrogenase/class III alcohol dehydrogenase, whose protein sequence is MKTRAAVAVAAGQPLEVMDVNLEGPKRGEVLIEIKATGLCHTDEFTRSGDDPEGIFPAILGHEGAGVVLEVGEGVTTLEVGDHVIPLYTPECRECEYCLSGKTNLCQAIRVTQGQGLLPDGTTRFSMMDGTPIHHYMGCSTFANHTVIPEIALAKVRKDAPFDKICYIGCGVTTGIGAVINTAKVEIGARCVVFGLGGIGLNVIQGLRMAGADQIVGVDLNDDKEETGRYFGMTDFVNPTKIEGDMVAHLVELTKGGADYTFDATGNTKVMRQALEAAHKGWGESIIIGVAPAGAEISTRPFQLVTGRVWKGTAFGGAKGRTDVPKIVDWYMNGKIEIDPMITHKLTLDQINEGFELMHKGESIRAVVEF, encoded by the coding sequence ATGAAAACACGCGCCGCCGTCGCCGTTGCCGCAGGGCAACCGCTTGAAGTGATGGACGTCAATCTCGAAGGCCCCAAGCGGGGTGAAGTCCTGATCGAAATCAAGGCCACCGGCCTGTGCCACACCGATGAATTCACCCGTTCGGGCGACGACCCCGAAGGGATTTTCCCGGCCATTCTGGGCCACGAGGGCGCAGGCGTTGTGCTTGAGGTGGGCGAGGGCGTCACCACGCTCGAGGTCGGCGATCACGTGATCCCGCTTTACACGCCCGAATGCCGCGAGTGTGAATATTGCCTGTCGGGTAAAACCAACCTCTGTCAGGCGATCCGCGTGACCCAAGGCCAAGGGCTGCTGCCCGATGGCACCACGCGGTTCTCGATGATGGATGGCACGCCGATCCACCACTACATGGGCTGTTCGACCTTCGCCAATCACACGGTCATCCCTGAAATCGCCCTTGCCAAGGTCCGCAAGGACGCGCCCTTTGACAAGATCTGCTATATCGGCTGCGGTGTGACCACGGGCATCGGCGCGGTGATCAACACCGCCAAGGTAGAGATCGGCGCGCGCTGCGTGGTCTTTGGCCTGGGCGGCATCGGCTTGAACGTCATTCAGGGCCTGCGCATGGCAGGGGCCGACCAGATCGTCGGCGTCGATCTGAACGACGACAAGGAAGAGACAGGCCGCTACTTCGGCATGACCGACTTTGTGAACCCCACCAAGATCGAAGGCGATATGGTCGCGCATCTGGTCGAGCTGACCAAAGGCGGCGCGGATTATACCTTTGATGCCACAGGCAATACCAAGGTCATGCGGCAGGCGCTTGAGGCCGCGCATAAGGGCTGGGGGGAGTCGATCATTATCGGTGTCGCACCGGCGGGGGCCGAAATCTCGACCCGTCCGTTCCAGCTGGTCACGGGCCGCGTCTGGAAAGGGACAGCATTCGGCGGGGCCAAGGGCCGCACCGATGTGCCCAAGATCGTGGATTGGTACATGAACGGCAAGATCGAGATCGACCCGATGATCACCCACAAACTGACGCTGGACCAGATCAACGAAGGCTTCGAATTGATGCACAAAGGTGAATCCATTCGCGCCGTCGTTGAATTTTAA